One part of the Microbacterium saperdae genome encodes these proteins:
- a CDS encoding ABC transporter ATP-binding protein, giving the protein MTPDTVVELVDVVKEYPGSPPLRVLHGMSLAIERGELVAVVGASGSGKSTMLSIMGTLDDPTSGTVLIDGTDAAALAERERAVLRARRIGFVFQQFFLLPALSAVDNVALGLLYSGVPAAERSARAAAALERVGLGTRMTHRPGQLSGGEQQRVAIARAIVGEPSVLFADEPTGALDSTTGERILELLTSIADAGTAVVIITHDPHIAERTQRQVSIHDGRIVSDTGSREREEVAA; this is encoded by the coding sequence ATGACACCCGACACGGTGGTCGAGCTGGTCGACGTGGTCAAGGAGTACCCAGGAAGCCCGCCCCTGCGCGTGCTGCACGGCATGAGCCTCGCGATCGAGCGCGGAGAACTGGTGGCCGTCGTCGGCGCATCCGGATCGGGCAAGAGCACGATGCTCTCGATCATGGGCACCCTCGACGACCCCACGAGCGGCACCGTGCTGATCGACGGGACGGATGCCGCGGCGCTCGCCGAGAGAGAGCGTGCGGTCCTGCGCGCTCGCCGCATCGGATTCGTGTTCCAGCAGTTCTTCCTGCTGCCGGCGCTGAGCGCGGTCGACAACGTCGCGCTCGGACTGCTCTACTCGGGCGTGCCGGCGGCGGAGCGATCCGCACGGGCGGCTGCCGCTCTGGAGCGCGTCGGCCTCGGCACCCGCATGACGCACCGCCCCGGTCAGCTCTCGGGCGGGGAGCAGCAGCGGGTGGCCATCGCGCGGGCGATCGTCGGGGAACCGTCGGTGCTGTTCGCCGACGAGCCAACGGGGGCGCTCGACTCGACCACGGGCGAGCGCATCCTCGAGTTGCTCACCTCGATCGCCGATGCGGGAACGGCGGTCGTGATCATCACGCATGACCCCCACATCGCGGAGCGCACGCAGCGGCAGGTCAGCATCCACGACGGACGCATCGTGAGCGATACCGGATCGCGTGAGAGGGAAGAGGTCGCGGCATGA
- a CDS encoding ABC transporter permease, whose product MSTHFVADTATLTGRSMRHIFRSPDTIITTAVTPIALMLLFVYVFGGALQQSAGTENYVNYLLPGILLIAVASGIAYTAFRLFNDLQSGLFERFHSMPIARSSVLWAHVLTSLTANGITLAIIFGVGFLMGFRTGASPLAWLGVIGILLLFTLALTWLAIIAGLSAKTIDGATAFSYPLIFLPFISSAFVPTDTMPGPVRWFAENQPVTSIVDTIQALFAEKPVGTEIWVALAWCVGILVVAYVFAIIAYRKKVG is encoded by the coding sequence ATGAGCACGCACTTCGTCGCCGACACCGCGACACTCACCGGCCGCTCCATGCGGCACATCTTCCGCAGTCCCGACACCATCATCACCACGGCGGTCACCCCGATCGCGCTGATGCTGCTGTTCGTGTACGTGTTCGGCGGCGCCCTCCAGCAGAGCGCCGGCACCGAGAACTACGTGAACTACCTGCTGCCGGGCATCCTGCTCATCGCCGTGGCATCCGGCATCGCCTATACGGCGTTCCGGTTGTTCAACGACCTGCAGAGCGGACTGTTCGAACGATTCCACTCCATGCCGATCGCCCGGTCGAGTGTGCTGTGGGCCCACGTGCTCACGTCGCTGACGGCGAACGGCATCACCCTCGCGATCATCTTCGGCGTCGGGTTCCTGATGGGATTCCGCACCGGAGCGAGCCCGTTGGCCTGGCTCGGCGTGATCGGCATCCTGCTGCTCTTCACACTGGCCCTCACCTGGCTGGCGATCATCGCCGGACTCAGCGCGAAGACGATCGACGGAGCGACCGCGTTCTCCTACCCGCTCATCTTCCTGCCGTTCATCAGCTCGGCGTTCGTGCCCACGGACACGATGCCCGGCCCGGTGCGCTGGTTCGCGGAGAACCAGCCGGTCACGTCGATCGTCGACACGATCCAGGCGCTCTTCGCCGAGAAGCCTGTCGGCACCGAGATCTGGGTCGCCCTCGCCTGGTGCGTCGGCATCCTCGTGGTCGCGTACGTGTTCGCGATCATCGCCTACCGGAAGAAGGTCGGGTGA
- a CDS encoding ABC transporter permease, whose amino-acid sequence MPRLSVADSIRTALIGPRSRKMRTALSALGVAVGIAALTAITGIAASNQAELLAKLDALGANMIVVQPGYGPDNKPVALPETAAGMIERVTGVEQVGVLEKVPDGIGVYRNDLMPKSQGNGLTAAAASPDFLASVEGSVAKGSWFDETDRSLPVTVLGSAAAARMGITEPGVRVWIGEQWYTVIGILDSAGLAESIDASAFLGDRWAAEHVSAAEDDTIASIYVRMADGGTGEKVRDAIARAANPSSPYVQVTGLGDLAGARDTADDSLPGLAVGLAAIALLVGGIGIANTMVVAVLERRGEIGLRRALGARSGQIAGQFVAEAIVLGGLGGIAGVICGALGVVAYASIQGQAVTIPVVVLVGGPVVALVVGVIAGLYPAISAARLSPTAALRTV is encoded by the coding sequence ATGCCCCGGCTCAGCGTCGCGGACAGCATCCGCACGGCCCTGATCGGCCCCCGCAGCCGCAAGATGCGTACGGCGCTGTCGGCGCTCGGTGTCGCGGTCGGCATCGCCGCGTTGACCGCCATCACGGGCATCGCGGCTTCCAACCAGGCGGAACTGCTGGCGAAGCTCGACGCGCTCGGGGCGAACATGATCGTCGTGCAGCCCGGATACGGACCGGACAACAAGCCGGTCGCGCTGCCCGAGACGGCCGCCGGGATGATCGAGCGGGTGACGGGGGTGGAGCAGGTCGGGGTGCTCGAGAAGGTGCCGGACGGCATCGGCGTGTATCGCAACGACCTCATGCCGAAGAGCCAGGGCAACGGGCTGACCGCCGCGGCGGCGAGCCCCGATTTCCTGGCGTCGGTGGAAGGCTCGGTGGCGAAGGGATCCTGGTTCGACGAGACCGACCGCTCGCTGCCGGTGACCGTGCTCGGGTCCGCCGCGGCCGCGCGCATGGGGATCACGGAGCCGGGCGTGCGGGTGTGGATCGGCGAGCAGTGGTACACCGTGATCGGCATCCTCGATTCGGCCGGTCTCGCCGAATCGATCGACGCGAGCGCGTTCCTCGGCGACCGCTGGGCCGCCGAGCACGTGTCGGCGGCGGAGGATGACACCATCGCCTCGATCTACGTGCGGATGGCCGACGGCGGCACGGGCGAGAAGGTTCGCGACGCGATCGCCCGTGCCGCGAACCCGTCGTCGCCGTACGTGCAGGTGACCGGACTCGGCGACCTCGCCGGGGCGCGGGACACCGCGGACGACTCGCTGCCCGGCCTCGCGGTCGGTCTCGCGGCGATCGCTCTGCTGGTCGGAGGGATCGGCATCGCGAACACCATGGTGGTGGCGGTGCTGGAGCGTCGCGGCGAGATCGGGCTCCGGAGGGCGCTCGGTGCGCGTTCGGGGCAGATCGCGGGCCAGTTCGTGGCGGAGGCCATCGTGCTCGGAGGCCTGGGGGGCATCGCCGGGGTGATCTGCGGAGCACTGGGCGTCGTCGCCTACGCCTCGATCCAGGGGCAGGCGGTGACAATCCCCGTGGTGGTGCTCGTCGGCGGTCCGGTCGTGGCGTTGGTGGTCGGCGTGATCGCGGGCCTCTACCCCGCGATCAGTGCGGCGCGGCTGTCGCCGACCGCGGCGCTGCGGACGGTGTGA
- a CDS encoding response regulator transcription factor — MRLLLVEDEADLADTLADGLRREGYLVDVARDGASALTAAASNDVDVIVLDRDLPVLSGDAVCRTLVAQEYPARILMLTAAGTLNDRVEGLDLGADDYLAKPFAYVELLARLRALGRRGQSGRATAVLEFAGVRLDVGRRIVERDGTPIRLTLKEFGVLETLLAAEGGYVSADDLLDEVWDEPYERTRGVVKIAVHTLRRKLGSPEVIRSAAGHGYRVGTS, encoded by the coding sequence ATGCGACTGCTGCTGGTGGAAGACGAGGCCGATCTGGCGGACACGTTGGCCGACGGCCTGCGCCGGGAGGGATACCTCGTCGACGTCGCGCGCGACGGTGCGAGCGCGCTGACCGCCGCCGCCTCGAACGATGTCGACGTGATCGTGCTCGACCGCGACCTCCCCGTGCTGAGCGGCGATGCCGTCTGCCGCACACTCGTCGCGCAGGAGTACCCGGCCCGCATCCTGATGCTCACGGCAGCCGGAACCCTCAACGACCGGGTCGAAGGCCTCGACCTCGGTGCCGACGACTACCTCGCCAAGCCGTTCGCCTACGTCGAGCTGCTGGCCCGTCTCCGCGCTCTCGGCCGCCGCGGGCAGTCCGGGCGGGCGACCGCCGTCCTGGAGTTCGCCGGAGTACGCCTCGACGTCGGGCGGCGCATCGTCGAGCGAGACGGCACCCCGATCCGGCTCACACTCAAGGAGTTCGGTGTGCTCGAGACGCTGCTCGCTGCGGAAGGCGGGTACGTCAGCGCCGACGATCTGCTCGACGAGGTGTGGGATGAGCCATACGAACGCACCCGCGGCGTGGTCAAGATCGCCGTCCACACGCTGCGCCGCAAGCTCGGGTCGCCCGAGGTCATCCGATCCGCGGCCGGGCACGGCTATCGAGTGGGGACGTCATGA
- a CDS encoding sensor histidine kinase: MSFRTRLVIIIAGVFIAAGAALLTVQYLVVQQLFASAIDTTAASCLPGSGVASLTEGTGPTDGSDFTEVSPLTDGSMLSGTISTGCAYFAETADVADFTIATPMQSLSLDAVEGAVLQQSTFLADEVGGGLLLWSVVVLVGFTGVAAAIAFWLARRSLDRIGEVTAAARDISERDLGRRLDLPGPDDEIKELGDTIDGMLDRLQSAFAAQDRFVANASHELRTPLTTTRTALEIPLEQGAVPADLQANMQRALRATEQSERLITALLALARARTGLDEVEPVELRALVEDQIEELDAQEIAVHTHVRELTVEGDTVLLARAVRNLLENGIRHNVPGGELWVRCRRERGRALIEVENTGTPITPATLELLTEPFYRGDASRTSAGPDGTGLGLAIVQSIAKTHGGEVRLRARKGGGLIATIVLPL, from the coding sequence ATGAGCTTCCGCACCCGGCTGGTGATCATCATCGCCGGAGTGTTCATCGCCGCCGGCGCCGCGCTGCTCACGGTGCAGTATCTGGTCGTGCAGCAGCTGTTCGCCTCGGCCATCGACACGACGGCGGCGAGCTGTCTCCCCGGCTCCGGGGTGGCGTCCCTCACCGAGGGGACGGGCCCGACCGATGGTTCCGACTTCACCGAGGTCTCGCCCCTCACCGACGGCAGCATGCTGTCGGGCACGATCAGCACCGGATGCGCCTATTTCGCCGAGACCGCCGATGTCGCCGACTTCACGATCGCCACGCCCATGCAGAGCCTGTCGCTGGACGCCGTGGAAGGGGCGGTGCTGCAGCAGTCGACGTTCCTCGCGGACGAGGTCGGCGGCGGTCTGCTGCTGTGGTCGGTCGTGGTGCTGGTCGGCTTCACCGGAGTCGCCGCCGCGATCGCGTTCTGGCTCGCCCGGCGTTCGCTCGACCGCATCGGGGAGGTCACGGCCGCCGCGCGCGACATCTCGGAGCGCGACCTCGGACGTCGACTCGACCTCCCCGGCCCTGACGACGAGATCAAGGAGCTGGGCGACACGATCGACGGAATGCTCGATCGGCTGCAGTCCGCCTTCGCCGCGCAGGACCGCTTCGTGGCGAACGCCTCGCACGAGCTGCGCACCCCGCTGACGACGACCAGGACGGCACTGGAGATCCCTCTCGAACAGGGTGCCGTGCCGGCGGACCTGCAGGCCAACATGCAGCGGGCGCTGCGCGCCACCGAGCAGAGCGAGCGCCTCATCACGGCGCTGCTCGCCCTCGCGCGCGCCCGCACCGGGCTTGACGAGGTCGAACCGGTCGAGCTCCGCGCGCTCGTCGAGGACCAGATCGAAGAGCTCGATGCCCAGGAGATCGCGGTGCACACGCACGTGCGGGAACTCACGGTCGAGGGCGACACGGTGCTGCTGGCCAGGGCGGTGCGGAACCTGCTCGAGAACGGCATCCGTCACAACGTGCCCGGCGGCGAGCTGTGGGTGCGCTGCCGCCGTGAACGCGGACGCGCCCTCATCGAGGTCGAGAACACCGGTACCCCGATCACCCCGGCCACCCTGGAGCTGCTCACCGAGCCGTTCTACCGCGGCGACGCGAGCCGCACCTCCGCGGGTCCCGATGGCACCGGACTGGGGCTCGCGATCGTGCAGAGCATCGCCAAGACCCACGGCGGCGAGGTGCGCCTGCGCGCCCGCAAGGGCGGCGGTCTCATCGCCACGATCGTGCTGCCGCTCTGA
- a CDS encoding threonine/serine exporter family protein translates to MPDAVARSALRQFLLGLAQGMNASAESVDRIRDTMTEVAAAYGGDDTDFVVLPTIILVETGDDEESRVAIRSATNASFRFDQIAALYELIAQARTGSVPPLDGIARLNEIGAMRPRLGWVTRTFGHAVLTTGLALLLTPTWQGAIVAFVLGAGIGLLKLVRSPTLQLVLPIAAAFVCASAVFLLAEVIEIGDPIRLLIAPLVTFLPGGVLTTATVELAAGQMISGASRLIYGFVQLALLAFGILAAGSVVGVESRSYEPLAAASFLPWWVALIGILVFALGNYLHFSAPASTFGWVLLALIVAYAGQWAGAELLGPTMGGFIGAVAMTLVVFWIASLRHGVPAQITFLPAFWLLVPGAAGLVGLTEAVATDSGLTDFLTALVSVMSIALGVLIGTALYRVVHHGAEEIVQFAVAAPTVVARAPGLWERLLPWRRH, encoded by the coding sequence ATGCCGGATGCCGTCGCACGCTCGGCCCTGCGCCAGTTCCTCCTCGGACTCGCGCAGGGCATGAACGCCTCCGCCGAATCGGTCGATCGCATCCGCGACACCATGACCGAGGTGGCTGCCGCGTACGGGGGTGACGACACCGACTTCGTCGTGCTGCCGACGATCATCCTGGTCGAGACCGGCGACGACGAGGAGTCGCGCGTCGCCATCCGGTCGGCGACCAATGCGTCGTTCCGCTTCGACCAGATCGCGGCGCTGTACGAGCTCATCGCCCAGGCGCGCACCGGGTCGGTCCCGCCACTCGACGGCATCGCCCGCTTGAACGAGATCGGGGCGATGCGCCCGCGCCTCGGCTGGGTCACCCGCACCTTCGGGCATGCCGTGCTCACGACCGGCCTCGCCCTGCTGCTCACCCCCACCTGGCAGGGCGCGATCGTCGCGTTCGTGCTCGGCGCCGGCATCGGACTGCTCAAGCTCGTGCGCTCGCCCACCCTGCAACTGGTGCTGCCGATCGCCGCGGCCTTCGTGTGCGCCTCCGCGGTCTTCCTGCTGGCCGAGGTCATCGAGATCGGCGACCCCATCCGACTGCTCATCGCTCCGCTCGTGACCTTCCTTCCCGGCGGCGTGCTGACGACGGCGACCGTCGAGCTCGCGGCCGGCCAGATGATCTCGGGAGCCTCGCGCCTGATCTACGGCTTCGTGCAGCTCGCCCTGCTGGCGTTCGGCATCCTCGCCGCCGGCAGCGTGGTCGGCGTGGAGTCGCGGTCGTACGAGCCGCTGGCGGCGGCATCCTTCCTGCCGTGGTGGGTGGCTCTGATCGGCATCCTGGTGTTCGCCCTCGGGAACTATCTGCATTTCTCCGCTCCCGCATCGACGTTCGGATGGGTGCTGCTCGCGCTGATCGTGGCCTATGCCGGCCAGTGGGCGGGCGCAGAGCTGCTCGGGCCGACCATGGGCGGCTTCATCGGCGCGGTCGCGATGACCCTCGTCGTCTTCTGGATCGCGTCGCTGCGTCACGGCGTCCCCGCGCAGATCACGTTCCTGCCCGCGTTCTGGCTGCTCGTGCCGGGTGCGGCCGGCCTGGTCGGACTCACCGAGGCGGTCGCCACCGACAGCGGCCTCACCGACTTCCTGACCGCACTCGTGTCGGTGATGTCGATCGCGCTCGGCGTGCTCATCGGCACGGCCCTGTATCGGGTCGTGCACCACGGGGCCGAGGAGATCGTGCAGTTCGCGGTGGCGGCACCGACGGTCGTCGCCCGAGCGCCCGGGCTCTGGGAGCGACTGCTGCCCTGGCGTCGGCACTGA
- a CDS encoding ABC transporter ATP-binding protein, which produces MMTAAISVRGIEKSYKDLHVLRGVDFEVAKGSIFALLGSNGAGKTTVVRILSTLLKADAGTATVQGVDVATDPLGVRERISLTGQFAAVDEILTGRENLVLVAQLRHLADPGAIADDLLATFRLTDAGSRKVGTYSGGMRRRLDIAMSLVGHPEVIYLDEPTTGLDPEARLEVWQVVKELANTGTTVLLTTQYLDEAEHLADRIAILHEGRIIANGTLAELKKLLPAAKVEYVEKQPTLEEIFLTLVGAPSKKEDAA; this is translated from the coding sequence ATCATGACCGCCGCGATCAGCGTGCGGGGCATCGAGAAGTCCTACAAGGACCTGCACGTGCTCCGCGGCGTCGACTTCGAGGTCGCGAAGGGCAGCATCTTCGCGTTGCTCGGCTCGAACGGCGCCGGCAAGACCACAGTGGTGCGCATCCTCTCGACGCTGTTGAAAGCGGATGCCGGCACGGCGACCGTGCAGGGTGTGGATGTCGCCACCGATCCCCTCGGAGTGCGGGAGCGGATCAGCCTGACCGGGCAGTTCGCCGCCGTCGACGAGATCCTCACCGGACGCGAGAACCTGGTCCTGGTCGCCCAGCTCCGCCACCTGGCCGACCCCGGCGCGATCGCCGACGATCTGCTGGCGACGTTCCGCCTCACGGATGCCGGATCGCGCAAGGTCGGCACCTACTCCGGGGGCATGCGACGTCGGCTCGACATCGCGATGAGCCTGGTCGGGCACCCCGAGGTCATCTATCTCGACGAGCCGACCACCGGCCTCGACCCCGAGGCCCGCCTCGAGGTGTGGCAGGTCGTGAAGGAACTCGCGAACACCGGCACGACGGTGCTCCTCACCACGCAGTACCTCGATGAGGCGGAGCATCTGGCCGACCGCATCGCGATCCTGCACGAGGGCCGCATCATCGCCAACGGCACGCTCGCCGAGCTCAAGAAGCTGCTGCCCGCAGCGAAGGTCGAGTACGTCGAGAAGCAGCCGACGCTCGAGGAGATCTTCCTCACCCTCGTCGGCGCCCCGTCCAAGAAGGAGGACGCAGCATGA
- a CDS encoding DUF1048 domain-containing protein: protein MAAKWIETLTGSLDQKKQYRQAKARLDALPEPYRATADAFHRYFMYYGGITEGDTLVQMIVDYADLWERAAIDGTPISAIVGDDPVEFAENFARAYSGKQWIDKERARLIKAVEEATKTEKES from the coding sequence ATGGCCGCGAAATGGATCGAAACCCTCACCGGATCGCTCGATCAGAAGAAGCAGTACCGGCAGGCGAAAGCTCGCCTCGACGCTCTGCCCGAGCCCTACCGCGCGACGGCGGATGCCTTCCACCGGTACTTCATGTACTACGGCGGCATCACCGAGGGAGACACCCTCGTGCAGATGATCGTCGACTACGCCGACCTGTGGGAGCGCGCCGCGATCGACGGCACCCCGATCAGCGCGATCGTCGGCGACGACCCCGTCGAGTTCGCCGAGAACTTCGCCAGGGCGTACAGCGGGAAGCAGTGGATCGACAAGGAGCGCGCCCGCCTCATCAAGGCCGTCGAAGAGGCAACGAAGACGGAGAAGGAATCATGA
- a CDS encoding peptidoglycan-binding protein yields the protein MSRRLTKVLLPVGALLVAAAVALAVLQPWSSVAESPAEAEDPVTAKAELTTLTSDLRLNGTLSYGASIALPGRGGTITRLPTAGDVIGVGQAIYEVDGKPVIAMRGDRPFWRDLGVGVENGPDVRQLEQALADLGFGKNMTVDDEFTAVTEANVKAWQKSLGVTKDGVVKLGDVVAITAASVRVESVTAKLGDPAGTSPLKYTSTTLRVVAKLSDAQAREILPATPVTVVLPDGTEAPATVTAVDPGGQPTEKEGETTPPTANVEFTDPAAAEGIGLRAVKVVFAASEVKDALVVPVTALVATTDGGYAVDVLRKKGKVERVVVEVGLIADTRVQIVGGDLAEGDAVVVAQ from the coding sequence ATGAGCCGTCGGCTGACGAAGGTGCTGCTGCCGGTCGGGGCGCTGCTCGTGGCTGCCGCGGTGGCGCTCGCGGTGCTGCAGCCGTGGAGCTCGGTCGCCGAGTCGCCGGCCGAGGCCGAGGACCCGGTCACCGCCAAGGCCGAGCTCACCACGCTCACCTCCGATCTGCGGTTGAACGGGACTCTGAGCTATGGAGCATCCATCGCCCTGCCCGGCAGAGGGGGGACCATCACGCGTCTGCCGACCGCCGGTGACGTGATCGGCGTCGGTCAGGCGATCTACGAGGTCGACGGGAAGCCGGTGATCGCGATGCGCGGCGACCGCCCGTTCTGGCGCGACCTCGGCGTCGGCGTCGAGAACGGGCCGGACGTGCGTCAGCTGGAGCAGGCACTCGCCGACCTCGGCTTCGGCAAGAACATGACGGTGGACGACGAGTTCACGGCGGTGACGGAGGCCAACGTCAAGGCCTGGCAGAAGTCGCTCGGCGTGACGAAGGACGGCGTCGTGAAGCTGGGTGACGTGGTGGCGATCACGGCGGCATCCGTGCGCGTCGAGTCGGTCACGGCGAAACTCGGGGACCCGGCGGGCACGAGTCCTCTGAAGTACACCAGCACCACCCTGCGCGTCGTCGCCAAGCTCTCCGACGCACAGGCGCGGGAGATCCTGCCGGCGACGCCGGTGACGGTCGTGCTTCCGGACGGCACGGAGGCACCGGCGACGGTGACCGCCGTCGACCCCGGCGGGCAGCCGACAGAGAAGGAGGGAGAGACCACACCTCCCACCGCGAACGTGGAGTTCACGGATCCCGCTGCCGCGGAGGGGATCGGGCTGCGCGCGGTCAAGGTCGTGTTCGCGGCGTCCGAAGTGAAGGACGCACTGGTGGTGCCGGTCACGGCGCTCGTGGCGACCACGGACGGCGGCTACGCGGTCGACGTGCTCCGCAAGAAGGGCAAGGTCGAGCGGGTGGTGGTGGAGGTCGGACTGATCGCCGACACCCGCGTGCAGATCGTCGGCGGCGACCTCGCCGAGGGCGATGCCGTGGTGGTGGCGCAATGA
- a CDS encoding glycine betaine ABC transporter substrate-binding protein: protein MKKKILTIAALGVAASLTLAGCSGDGAGGTGGTGGGDGATGDKGTITLGFLPSWTDGLSTAYLLQDQLEKIGYTVEMKTLTEAGPLYTGLAQGDVDMYPSAWPDLTHASYMKKYGDDIEDLGTYYDNAKLTIAVPEYSELTSIEDLKGKGADFDGKIIGIEPGAGLTEQTEKMIPAYGLEDEYQLVTSSTAAMLTELKAATDKQEDLVVTLWRPFWANDSFGMKDLEDPQGAMGEAEGLHFLGTKGFADEFPEAAELVEKIKLDDEQYGALEDLVVNEYGEGKEADAVDEWLKQYGDQFDWVVTS from the coding sequence ATGAAGAAGAAGATCCTGACCATCGCGGCGCTCGGCGTCGCGGCATCCCTCACCCTCGCCGGCTGCAGCGGCGACGGCGCGGGCGGAACGGGTGGCACCGGCGGCGGCGACGGCGCGACGGGTGACAAGGGCACGATCACGCTGGGCTTCCTGCCCTCGTGGACCGACGGGCTCAGCACGGCGTACCTGCTGCAGGACCAGCTCGAGAAGATCGGCTACACGGTCGAGATGAAGACGCTCACGGAGGCGGGCCCGCTCTACACCGGCCTCGCGCAGGGTGATGTCGACATGTACCCGTCGGCGTGGCCCGACCTCACGCACGCGTCGTACATGAAGAAGTACGGCGACGACATCGAGGACCTCGGCACGTACTACGACAACGCCAAGCTCACCATCGCGGTGCCCGAGTACTCCGAGCTCACCTCGATCGAGGACCTCAAGGGCAAGGGTGCCGACTTCGACGGCAAGATCATCGGCATCGAGCCGGGTGCGGGCCTGACCGAGCAGACCGAGAAGATGATCCCGGCGTACGGCCTCGAGGACGAGTACCAGCTGGTCACGTCGTCGACCGCCGCGATGCTCACCGAGCTCAAGGCCGCGACCGACAAGCAGGAGGATCTCGTCGTCACGCTGTGGCGTCCGTTCTGGGCCAACGATTCCTTCGGCATGAAGGACCTCGAAGATCCCCAGGGCGCCATGGGCGAGGCCGAGGGTCTGCACTTCCTCGGCACCAAGGGCTTCGCGGACGAGTTCCCCGAGGCGGCTGAGCTGGTCGAGAAGATCAAGCTCGATGACGAGCAGTACGGCGCGCTGGAGGACCTGGTCGTCAACGAGTACGGCGAGGGCAAGGAAGCGGACGCCGTGGATGAGTGGCTGAAGCAGTACGGCGACCAGTTCGACTGGGTCGTCACCAGCTGA
- a CDS encoding PadR family transcriptional regulator — protein MGKQMTEMLKGTLEGIVLALLAEQPAYGYDITARLRDHGFTDTAEGTVYALLVRIEQRGLVDVEKVPSEKGPPRKVYTLNAQGTHELAEFWKTWNVLAQRIEELNTTHTDTIQKEN, from the coding sequence ATGGGCAAGCAGATGACCGAGATGCTCAAAGGCACTCTGGAGGGCATCGTTCTCGCCCTCCTCGCCGAGCAGCCCGCCTACGGATACGACATCACCGCGCGTCTGCGCGACCACGGCTTCACAGACACCGCAGAGGGCACGGTCTACGCGCTCCTGGTGCGGATCGAGCAGCGCGGTCTCGTCGACGTCGAGAAGGTGCCGAGCGAGAAGGGGCCACCCCGCAAGGTGTACACCCTCAACGCGCAGGGCACGCACGAGCTGGCGGAGTTCTGGAAGACCTGGAACGTCCTCGCCCAGCGCATCGAAGAACTGAACACGACACACACCGACACCATCCAGAAGGAGAACTGA